A section of the Telopea speciosissima isolate NSW1024214 ecotype Mountain lineage chromosome 3, Tspe_v1, whole genome shotgun sequence genome encodes:
- the LOC122656724 gene encoding alpha-galactosidase 3, which yields MDYFLYISLLILSISAVSPTIAVPVVKPLFESIENEKPSSKARVFDSFKYGMFQLNNGLAQTPQMGWNSWNFFACNINETVIKETADALISTGLADLGYVYVNIDDCWSAPKRNAKGDLVPDPETFPSGIKALADYMHEKGLKLGIYSDAGAFTCQVRPGSLFYEKSDAEMFSSWGVDYLKYDNCYNLGIKPEKRYPPMRDALNATGRTIFYSICEWGVDDPALWAGGVGNSWRTTDDINDSWASMTTIADLNDKWAAYAGPGGWNDPDMLEVGNGGMTYHEYRAHFSIWALMKAPLLIGCDVRNLTAETMEIISNEEVIAVNQDPLGVQGKKVSAEGQDNCRQVWAGPLSGNRLVVVLWNRCSKAVNITAKWEMLCLDRTVGVSVRDLWKHEDLSGNSVASFSNRVESHACQMYIFVPESMSHSSI from the exons ATGGATTATTTTCTCTACATTTCTCTTCTCATCCTCTCAATATCCGCTGTTTCGCCTACGATCGCAGTTCCTGTGGTAAAACCTCTGTTTGAAAGCattgaaaatgaaaaacccAGTTCGAAAGCCCGTGTTTTTGATAGCTTCAAGTATGGAATGTTCCAACTCAACAATGGATTAGCTCAGACGCCTCAGATGGG ATGGAATAGCTGGAATTTCTTCGCATGTAACATTAATGAAACTGTTATTAAGGAAACGG CTGATGCTCTCATTTCAACTGGATTGGCTGATTTAGGTTATGTTTATGTCAATATAG ATGATTGCTGGTCTGCTCCCAAACGGAACGCAAAG GGTGATTTGGTACCTGATCCGGAGACTTTTCCGTCAGGCATCAAAGCTCTAGCTGACTATATGCACGAGAAGGGCCTCAAGCTTGGTATTTATTCTGACGCTGG GGCTTTTACTTGTCAAGTTCGACCTGGATCCCTTTTCTACGAAAAGTCTGATGCTGAGATGTTCTCATCTTGG GGGGTAGACTATTTGAAGTATGACAACTGTtacaaccttggaatcaaaccAGAGAAACG CTATCCTCCAATGCGTGATGCTCTAAATGCGACAGGCCGCACGATTTTCTACTCAATTTGTGAATG GGGTGTTGATGACCCTGCCCTATGGGCAGGTGGAGTTGGAAACAGCTGGCGAACAACAGATGACATAAATGATTCATGGGcaag CATGACCACTATTGCTGACCTGAATGACAAGTGGGCTGCCTATGCTGGACCTGGTGGATGGAATG ACCCAGATATGCTGGAAGTTGGCAATGGAGGAATGACTTATCATGAGTACCGTGCACATTTCAGTATTTGGGCTTTGATGAAG GCTCCTCTTTTGATAGGTTGTGATGTAAGAAACTTGACTGCTGAAACAATGGAGATTATAAGCAATGAGGAGGTCATTGCTGTCAACCAAG ACCCACTTGGGGTTCAAGGGAAGAAAGTTTCAGCTGAAGGACAGGACAATTGCCGTCAG GTATGGGCAGGTCCTCTCTCTGGAAATCGGTTGGTAGTTGTTCTTTGGAACCGATGTTCAAAAGCTGTCAACATCACTGCCAAATGGGAAATGTTATGCCTCGATCGAACTGTCGGTGTTTCTGTTAGAGATCTGTGGAAG CATGAAGATTTATCAGGAAATTCAGTGGCATCATTCAGCAATAGAGTTGAATCTCATGCTTGTCAGATGTACATCTTTGTTCCGGAAAGCATGTCACACTCTTCAATTTAG